A single region of the Ciconia boyciana chromosome 13, ASM3463844v1, whole genome shotgun sequence genome encodes:
- the ZDHHC4 gene encoding palmitoyltransferase ZDHHC4, giving the protein MDFLTLFLIYLSFVLAIMALLCICSGRKEGFLARSVNGASQVLSFVIPTQLQTVTQRVLHRLFHTRSCLFVVLHIALQAAVYGEYTWEVFVYCWELQFHLLLLLLPYLLLAGNMGCFILCSRANPGIITKSNHASLVKIYAYDGVLFQKGIVCPTCNMEKPARSKHCSFCSMCVHRFDHHCVWVNNCIGAFNAKYFFLYLFTLTAMAATIAIITAAFLIQVVLLSNMMHGSYIDDQGQEHAVEILFLIQHLFLTFPRIVFMLGFVILLTLVLGAYCCFNLYLALTNQTSNEWYKSRRSGCSHHLTLQPHDRRVVYKNIYSKGVWMNLKEIFKPPTVLESKKKT; this is encoded by the exons ATGGACTTCCTGACACTCTTCTTGATTTATTTGAGTTTTGTTCTCGCTATTATGGCGCTACTCTGCATCTGCTCGGGAAGGAAGGAGGGTTTCCTCGCAAGAAGTGTCAACGGTGCAAGCCAG gTATTGTCATTTGTAATCCCCACACAGCTCCAGACTGTGACACAGAGGGTGCTTCACAGGCTCTTCCACACAAG aagctgtttgtttgttgtcCTGCACATAGCCTTGCAAGCTGCAGTGTATGGGGAATACACATGGGAAGTGTTTGTTtactgctgggagctgcagttccacctcctcctcctgctgctgccctacctgctgctggctgggaacATGGGCTGCTTCATTCTCTGCTCCAGGGCCAATCCTG GTATAATAACAAAATCAAATCATGCATCGTTGGTCAAGATTTATGCATATGATGGTGTATTATTTCAGAAAGGCATCGTGTGTCCTACGTGCAACATGGAGAAACCAGCCAGATCAAAACATTGCA GCTTCTGCAGTATGTGCGTACATCGTTTTGATCACCACTGTGTGTGGGTCAACAACTGCATCGGTGCCTTCAATGcaaagtatttcttcctttacctCTTCACACTGACCGCCATGGCTGCAACCATTGCAATcatcacagcagcatttctcatCCAGGTGGTGCTGCTGTCAAATATGATGCATGGGAGTTACATTGATGACCAAGGACAAGAGCATGCTGTTGAGATTCTCTTCCTCATTCAG cacCTTTTCTTGACTTTTCCTAGGATTGTCTTCATGCTTGGTTTTGTTATTCTTCTCACGCTCGTACTGGGTGCATACTGCTGCTTCAATCTATACTTGGCCTTAACCAACCAAACTTCCAATGAATGGTATAAATCCAGAAGATCTGGGTGTTCCCACCACCTAACATTGCAGCCTCATGACAGACGAGTTGTctacaaaa